ttataaattgtaataatgaTGAATCATAGATGACATTTTCTACATATGGGACAATTTATGTTTGTACAAAGTCATTGATCAATGCAGTAGAAATGGAAAGTATGGCCGCAAGTAAAAGAGCATAGATAGGTTTCGTTGTTGCAGCTTTCACGATTTCGCAAGTAGACGGTCCATATAActttcataaacaaaaaaataatttgcagATTCAGGAGCTGCCGCGTGTCCAAAAACGTCCACCATCCCTACTGACGTGGCGGTCTgtggaaaaagaaaagacaactTTATTAGCACAGATATTTCATTTACCGGTGACATTTTATCTTGAATTTAattcaaataatcaaaataacaaaacaaaaattgaattaCTGTagtagaatataataaataaagtttTGAATGTTTACAAACCGTACCGAACCGCACCGCTGTTAATAGCAACATAaatctttacatatatatgtatgtatatttttgttattattaagaCCACACCACAATTGTTTCACACTTGTTCTCTATGTTATCATCTAGACTCTAAGGTAAGTAGACACtattaaaaagttaatattattgttttatagtttgtttgtatgttttaatattttatgatcaaGTAGACCATCTACTtcatataaccgattaaaattttcaaaacagtTGCTATTGATTActtttagaatatggttaaatggttttttattatatatattttggttagGTTTATATGagcataattattattttttattttttttaattaaagtttCATTAGTTAGATTTAATTTTGTGTGATGGGGTGTTACAAAATTAGAATACTAAAGATGATGTGCCATCACGACCCattttttgtctataaattgtaatagttttaaagtaaaaaaaattaacttaaacattaatgtcattttattttatgtattcaacttgttataatattttataaatttagtttaattatttGAGAGATTATATCTTGAATACcgaaatttataatttgatgACTAATAACATTGGCTTAGTAAATATTGAagctatattttattttaatacctTAATTTGTTCActatttaattttagtaaataatctgtttattttataaataatttaaaaataggtAAGAGACTTTTAATATGAATGCATTCTATGTTTAGGTATTACATTAAAATACGTTGGATACATTAGCGCATTAACATATGTAAATGTATTGATCATTGGTTGCGTAGAAGATTACAGACCTTTCATATCTGTTATATTTGAAACATACATCTATTATCACTTTAAGCTCTTAAGTAAACACTTATAAGAAAATAGAGTTGGAAATTTGAAAACCTTATCGAAATTCATCGAGGATGCTTTAACCTAAAGTTGATCTTGACATGAACGTAGCTGGTATTAGCTAAATTTATGATGAATGCTTTAACCTAAAATATGGAAAGTAATTTAAAGGTACCATGGTTGATGGGGGTGGAGACTCCTAAATCAATTAAAATGATCTAAAAACATTTTTGTAATAAGTTTTATTGGAAGTAGTCAAAAGCCATAAACATATCTTAAGTAATGATATATGATAAATTGTTTCAGTGGTCCAAACCACAAACGACAATGTttcgtttatttttctttaagataatgtattttataagacaaaatagtataaaatatgAGCAAGACAGAAACAGTATAAAGATATGAGTACGTTTCTGTACAAAAGGTATTCTCATGCCATCCCCTGCTAGAGAATCAGTTGAGTTTATATTTCTCGGTCAACTTGCCTTTGGTATTCCTACATCCTTTCATTAAGTGACGCCATCGTATAGTTCTACACCAGTGTTCTTCAGCCAACATCTTCAATGAGATTTCAATTAAAGACATATTTCGTGAGCTATCTCTTAGATAAGAGACGACCGGATACATAGAGGCAGAAAACCATGCTACGAAGAGTTTTGTATCATCAGACCTGATTAATAAAAGGCTCCATTCGATGCAGAAGCTGTATCCCTGAAGAAAAAGAGTCGCTTCCTAAGAAAGAAAATCTAGTAGTTCTTAACAGGAAACATGAAAAGAGCATCATTGTATGATATGGTTCCTAGCAAAGCCAAACCTAATGGTTCAAGTTAACGGAAGTTTTTCTGTTTCTTATAATTGCTTTGTAAGAAAAATCTTCAGCATTTGAAGAAACATAGAGCATCAACCGTCCTGTTGACTACTTAACAAAAATCAAAGCTTCTGCATTAGAGATATCTACTAATCTGACCAGGAAGAAATAAGCCAAAATTATGTATAGTTGTCAAAAGAAAATAgcttggaattttttttacagagTCATCACCTTGCTTGAAAAAGTTGTTCTCGAGCTATGTAAGTCGTGAAATGTCTCTCGACCAAAATTCCCTTttccagaagaaaaaaaaaatgattatgacttatgaaaataaaagaaatttttcATAAACCTCAATTATGGTGATGAACAGTAATACACCACATCTGATATGAGCTTCGGTTTAATTGAGGATATATTCTCCTTATTTAGTCAACTGACCGTTTTTACCTTCGTATATCATTGAGAGGCACTGCCTTTTCTTTCACTCATCCCTTCATGTAGCTTTGAGTTCTGACTGTGTTAAACCTGCAAAGAAATTAGAGTGTTAGTTCACACTTGAGATACAATTCTTGAGTGGTATTAGCGATTGAACAAAGGGCCGTCAGATAGCCTCATATTGCAAGAGAGATGTGAGGCATGCTGGGAGGAATAAAGGAGGCATGCTTGAGAAGCCATGACTTTACTCAAAGAAAAAGAATCAATTTTCTACAATTGCCTACGTTCTCAGGTCTACATTATGGTGAACCGGGCCTGTTTCTCCCCTCGCGTTGCTAAAGCCTGGCTCGAAGCGAAGGGATTGGATTTCACCTCCCCAATACTGTAAaccaataataatattaaaaatccaGAAGCCATTCAAATACGATTATAGACTGGAATCTGGGAAAATTCAAACCTGAATAAACGCTGCCAATCAGCTCTTGTTTTTTTACGGACTGAAAGCACAAACCCAAGTCGAGTCGCAGTCGATCGACGAAACCAAATCTgcaaaaaaggaaagaagaaatatcaccaaaaaatagtaaaatttttcTAAGCGTATGAAGAGACCTTTCGCCGGTTAGGTAACTAAGAGTCTGAGCTCGAATTAATAATGCAGCGAGTGGTATGACGATGTTAATGGTCTGACTAAAGGAGAAAATTAATGGGAAAGAGAAGACGTTACAAGAATCTAATCAGAGGCGGCTAGGATGAAAGACGTCATGTGCTTGACAGACAAACAAATGGGCTTAAACAAACAAACCTGATATTAGCCCATAATATTTTTCAGAATTATCTTGCGAACTAAAAATTAGTATagttgctttttttttatgtgaCAGGTGGTGCAAAATGCCCATTCGTGCTTGCCGACGTGGACGCATGAGAAGGGAAGTAAGTTATGCCACATTGATTGATATGCCCTTAAACACTTGTTCTCTCCTGAAACTTTGAAACTCAAGTTAAGCAAGCCTCTTTAGTTTTTTCAGTTCTAAGGTTCAGTGACACTATGCTTATAGGCATCATTCTTTTGTGGTAAACTTTTGCTTTTAATGTTAGTGAACTCAACAGGTTTGTTGTAATGATTTGGTTGTGTATAATGCAAATAACTGATTCACGTTAGATCCTTAACTGGGTTTCCCTATAAGGGAGATAGTTTTGCTTTACCGGGTGTTTCATGTGGTGAGGTCACAGGCTCACAGCCCGGTCTACACTTCTCTAGCCTAAGTATTGTGTTGCCTCTTGTGGTGATAAAAGAGAGCATGAGCTTATTTTGGAACAAGATTATCAGGCAAACGGGTTCATGTAAGAAGATTATCAGACGAACGGGTTCATGTAAGACCATCTTCAATggtttattctatttttcataCTAAAATGtagtaattttataataaaattgagtTATATTCTAATAATATTCTAGTTTAGAGAGAAAAATAGactgatgaaaaaaaaaaattatataaacttattttttactctattatagaatgaaaaacaaaatattgctAGAATACTTTTactttaaattctattttagagtggaAAATAAATTACGGTTAGAAATGCCCAAAGTGACTCAACATATCTCTTTGTTGCAATAATGGCTCTGGTTATGCATATTGTAAGGAACCGGTGCACCATCCTTAACCGGGTTTCACTTCACAAATTTTGCAATttgcatattttaattttagtatttagttattactgatatgattaattaaaataatagttataaacAAAGATATGTTTGCCTAATTTAAAAGGATTAGGCAATTTAGCAATTTAGCCAAACTAATCCTAATTGTTTTTGTATAGTCCTTAAACTatgtttttgatcaaaaaagtcATCAGCATTATTTACATAAATCCCTAACCTTTATTAGTAATCGATCACAGAAAAGTGCTGGAGATCCTtccgagagagaagagaagccACTGTTGTATTAATCTTAATCGCTTGGAAGATGGGTGGTGCGGTGAAGGATATCGCTTCAAAGTCTGAGCTTGATAACTTGCGCCAGAGCGGCGCACCAATCGCGCTTCACTTCTGGGCTTCGTGGTGTGATGCTTCGAAGCAGATGGATCAAGTCTTCTCTCACCTCGCTACTGATTTCCCTCGCGCCCACTTCTTTAGGGTTCgttcgctctctctctctcttctctgaatctcTGACCAATCAATTCATCTCCCCTTTTGATGCTCTTGTCAGGTAGAAGCTGAGGAACATCCTGAGATATCTGAAGCTTACTCTGTTTCTGCTGTTCCCTTTTTCGTCTTCTTCAAGGTAAAAGTTTACAACTTTAGATCAGtgaaagattagggtttagggtttttgatCGAAAGTTTAGCAGTGAAGtattatgatttagggtttagtttttttgaCTAGTCTGTGTCTCTTGTTAGAATGTTTACCGAGTTTGGTAGAGCAAGAAGATGAAACCCTCCCAATGAATCTAGGTTTTGAGCATATaggagaagaagacattagTAATACTTCATCTGTGTTCATACCTTTGCTTATTGTCACTGTAACTGTTGAGATTGATATTGAAAGTTGTTACCTTTGTCTGACTTTAAAGTGTTTTCTTGTCTCCCACGATTTGTTGTTATTGAAGGATGGCAAAGCTGTGGATACCCTTGAAGGCGCAGATCCATCGAGTTTAGCCAACAAGGTTGGCAAAATAGCTGGTTCTAGTACTTCTTCTGAGCCTGCAAGCCTAGGGTTAGCTGCACGGCCGACGATTCTTGAAACCGTGAAGGAGAACGCGAAAGCTACCGTGAAAGACCGAGCTCAGCCTGCGCCCACCACTGAAAATCTCAATGACCGTTTGGAGAAATTCACTAACTCTCACCCTGTCATGTTGTTCATGAAAGGCACTCCTGAAGAGCCTAGGTGCGGGTTTAGCAGGCAAGTAGTGGGCGTTTTAAGAGAGGAGAATGTTGATTTCGGAAGCTTCGATATACTTTCTGACAACCAAGTGCGTGAAGGTCTGAAGAAATTCTCAAACTGGCCAACGTTTCCTCAGCTGTACTGCAACGGGGAGCTTCTAGGAGGATCAGACATTGTCCTGGAGATGCAAAAGAGCGGCGAGCTGAGACAAGTGTTGTCTGAGAAAGGGAAACAGAGTCTTGAAGATAGGTTGAAGACGTTGATTAACTCGGAGAAGGTTATGCTTTTTATGAAAGGTTCGCCGGATGAACCAAAGTGTGGGTTTAGCTCAAAAGTGGTGAAAGCACTTAGAGATGAGAATGTGAGTTTCGGGTCGTTTGACATATTGAGTGATGAAGAAGTGAGACAAGGGATAAAGAGTTTCTCAAACTGGCCTACATTTCCTCAGCTTTACTATAAAGGTGAGTTAGTTGGAGGATGTGATATCATTATGGAGCTGAGTAACAGCGGTGACCTCGGAGCAACACTATCTGAGTAATCACTAGCCTATCTCTCTTTCCCTTTTTTGCCTGGTTGTGGACTTGTGGTGAGAAGATTCTAGTTCCGGTTTAGGTGTTATAAGACATTGTTATTTACTTAAGGTTTTGTCTGGTTATTTCAATGATTGAGGAAACATTTTTTCGCATATCAGAATCATGATTTGTTGGCTTGTTGTAAGTCCTTGCATGCTCCAACGTCCACTGATAGAACTCTATATCTTACGCTCGTTAACATATTAACACCAAGGGGAGGAgtggaatatatataaaatattggtTAAATGATGATCATTCACATATTGTCCGGTTCTTCGAGTAGTCCACATTAAGAAATACTGACTGCATGGGGAAACTTTATGGATTTGTAACGCTGGATGACATTCAAACAGATTTTTTGTTTCCTCAGCTCCGCTCTAGAAATACTGTATATGACATTTAATTCCTCTCTAGTTTATACcctaaataaattaataaaatattctacTAGAAACTAAAAGTTACATAGGAATAGTGGAATGTTGTATCGAATGAATGCGTAGAAAAGTCAATGCGTGTATAATTTTTAGTAATAAACTCAATTTGTGAAAAGATAAATGATTACATGGAAAAACTTTATGgatttgtaatttattttgataaagcCCATATTCATTAAGCCCATATTCAACGAAAACACGGTTTATTGTTTCTTTTGCTTCACATTGGAAACGCTTTTATATCACATTTAGTTCTTCTCTTATTGTTATGGTAAATCTCTGTAATACTAGgttaggttaagatccgcgccttgcgcggaataattattatataaattagttttacgtattatatgttcttttacatattattaaataatacatatatattgataattaaAAGCTCAGTAAATATTACGTATAtgattaaattggtgcaaatacataaataaatgttattaattcaaacaaacactttttctcttttatgatataaaattaagttttaatgatattaacatagatatatagtacatttttaatattgaaatctgttaaataatattttataatcatattgttttttgatcatgtgtattttctgtaacaaaatttttgaatcaccaataacaatttttttttgtgggatgtttaatagttttagtcatttataattttaaaaacattatgaaaagttttaaaactaaatattaagttgtcaatatttgttcaaaatttttatcaaacgaaaaatcaaagcaaatttcgaaattaaaatacatatgtatttttatatggtatataatttattttttaaaatattaatatattaatatttattaaatgagacttcttattatataattttgtaatcatttatatcttgttataacaaaaaatttaaaccatgaaAAATTCAGTGTGAGATTTTTGAcaattttagtcatttatattcgtttttaaaaattcaaaatataacatatacaaaaaaaatctaaatttttactatatagttaatgtggttgttttatttatttttatatgttaaaaattaaaaaatgatagagaatagactaatttttatcaaatctttattattcaaaatcattaattgtcatatatactttagccacatttgGTAATtctgttattttatttaaggaaacaatgaagaacattaataatcaatttatgattagtttaataaaaagcttattatatattttgatggaccaacatatttttctaaggattctaaaaatgattgtggtgatgacacgtggctacaaaaaatgttataatgtttctcttttaatatataggggattatttgagaagtaagtttcttatgtgtcgcgttcacgttaactctcacgatggttgattacactgatacccttaatgaattaaaaatattacacttTAATactattattgaattttttatttagttctttttaaaattttccaaataacatatataataaaaaggaatcatgtataaagtttaaaaacaaaaatatatgtatatataatatggcttcattaaaaaagaaagttcacaaaatagaaatattccatttaaaaatatttttaaataacataaaatctacttttgaagtaataaaatatttctttatatctatattttttttagatgaaaatatatatatttgcatataatgtgatttcataaacCAGCATTCACACAAATAATCTTGATACtagaaaaataaacattatttcttttaaaacataattttaagcaatacaaaatatatattttcaaagtaatcgaaataattttttatgtatCTATTTATTTTCGTAGATGattcaataaaataattaagtaacataaactgatatatgtttaattggcaaaaatagtttataattagtattattgaaatgttttgtttatttttcttcatttgtaaaatttatatatatgcatgaaactatagaatattatcgttatattaatttacgtAATTTTGAACcagacactttagtttattttatatttcattataaacacaatatatatcttaagttatatataatcttcctcaaatatatttacatatctaagacaacaaccaaCGTAAATAAGAAAAgtaatcataattttaatatatctaaaaaaatattattgttgaaTTCAGAGAATATATGCAATCTAAATATACctaaatgataactaaatcgactgtaaaaaacaataaaaccgACTAGAcgtaacatatataaaatcatatatctaattaaagtaatataatattattaatataaatgatgcgtacaaattataaattaattaaaattaagaataaataacaatcaatgattgtagtatatttattttataaatatttatatccgtgcatgagcacgggaaaatTACCTAGTATATTACTAAAGGTATTTTACCAAAATTTAAAAGTGACATAGGAATAATGGAATGTTGAATTGAATGAATATGTAAAAAAAGTCAATACTTGTATAATTTTTAGTAATAGActcaattttgtgaaaaaaataaatgactGCTTGAAAAAACGTTAtggatttgtaatttttttttgataaaaccgATATTTGAATCGGTGGATGACAGTCGAAGAAAACACGGTTTATTGTTTCTTCTGCTCCGAATTGGAAACACAGTATATCACATTTAATTCATATCTTGTTGATATGGTAAATATGTTACTCGTTTCATAATAAGtattattctaactttcttttcTTGTTACACAGAAACAGAAAGTATCGTTTTATAATTCCAATACAAATTATAGTTACTTTCAtctgaaaattaattgcaaactacattggttttataaataattttatttatttcaaatactattggtcaaaaagatgtaattaataataatttacatatattccGTTATTTTCTTAGTCTGTGTGAAAAATGCAAAATGACACTTATTCAGAAACGAAACGGAgggaataataaatattttaccaGAAACTAAAAGTTACGTATGAATGATGGAATGTTGCATTGAATGTATAAAAAGTCAATACttgtataaattttataaataaactcaatttgtgaaaaaataataaaccaaaaatagaCACGCGTTTTcatgcaaataaaaaatatcccACATCCGAAATTggaaaaaatatgaattaaaatttCCCTATAAAAGGTGGGCACTTGGACATCATAACTTCACATGAGTTATAATTAAGCAAATAGTACATGTTACAAGACAATATGTCTGATCCCAATATAACTGTTTTTAACATAAATTTGTATTAGTCTGattttggttagtataaaagTATATTGATCTCGTCCAGACGGTTGAGGCCTTATAGAAGGGTTATGTGCATGGTTAATTAGTCAcattatcccctatatattatttgagaaacattacaacttctttttgtaaccACGTGTCATCAATAAGATGATTCGTataatcattagagaaatatgttggtccatctaattatataataaactatttattaaactaacaataaattcattattaatgtactttattattttcttaaatagaatttacggaattgcctaatgtggttaaagtatatatgacaattaatgattttgaataataaagatttgataaaaattattgtatcttctatcatatttgtttaatattaaactattaaataaattaaacaaccacaacaaccatataataaaaaaattagatttttctgtatatgttatattttgaatttttaaaaacgactataaattactaaaactgttaaaagtctcacattcaaatgattacaaaattatataagtaaaaaatataatttaattaattattaagattaatatatatatatcgttttaaactaaactataaaccatataaaatacataaatcttatagtttcaaaatttattttgaactattttttggtaaaagttttgaacgaacattgacaacttatttttttaaaaattataaactattaaaactattaatcccacaatgaaaattttgttatgagtaatttaattttttttctataaaagatacagatgatcaaaaaaactatatgagtagaaatcatcatttaatagacattaatattaaaaatatactaaaatgtactatgtatgttagtatcatttaaatttaattac
This genomic stretch from Brassica napus cultivar Da-Ae chromosome C9, Da-Ae, whole genome shotgun sequence harbors:
- the LOC106376380 gene encoding monothiol glutaredoxin-S17, producing MGGAVKDIASKSELDNLRQSGAPIALHFWASWCDASKQMDQVFSHLATDFPRAHFFRVEAEEHPEISEAYSVSAVPFFVFFKDGKAVDTLEGADPSSLANKVGKIAGSSTSSEPASLGLAARPTILETVKENAKATVKDRAQPAPTTENLNDRLEKFTNSHPVMLFMKGTPEEPRCGFSRQVVGVLREENVDFGSFDILSDNQVREGLKKFSNWPTFPQLYCNGELLGGSDIVLEMQKSGELRQVLSEKGKQSLEDRLKTLINSEKVMLFMKGSPDEPKCGFSSKVVKALRDENVSFGSFDILSDEEVRQGIKSFSNWPTFPQLYYKGELVGGCDIIMELSNSGDLGATLSE